CAAGGCAGAAACCAGCGCCACCGGCGCCTGGGTCATGGCCCAGATGACGATGGTATAGGCCGCCATCGACATCGCTCCGCCAGCCAGACCGCCGCGCCAGTGCGGGCCCAATTGCAGGAAGGCGCGTGGCCCACGGCTGATGGCCAGTACCGCCGTCATCACCACGCCGTTGACCGTGAACAGCCAGAGTGAATAGCTCAGCGCGTCGCCATTGTTGCGCGCACCCATGGCATCGCTGAGGGTGTAGCCGGCGATGAACAGTGCTGTCATCAGCGCGCAGAACAGCATCATTCCCTGCGGCGTCTTGTGCTGGCCACCGCGCAGGGCCATCAGCCAGATGCCTGTCACCAGTACCAGCAGCCCCAGCAACTGCATTGCACTCAGACCGTCGTGCAACAACAGCAGCGAGAGCAGGGCGACCATCAGTGGCGAGCTACCCCGCGCAATCGGGTAGACCTGGCCCAGATCACCGTACTGATAGGCGCGGGCGAGGAAGAAGTTGTAGCCGACATGCAGCAGTGCCGACAGCGCGATCCACGGCCAGGCCGAAGCCTGCGGCAGCGCCACCAGCGGCAACGCGCAGAACGCCACCAGGCCAGCGCCGATCTGGATCAGGGTGGCGGTGAGAAAGCGGTCTAAACCGATCTTGAGTAGGGCGTTCCAGCCTGCGTGCAGGGCAGCGGCGACGATGACGGCGAGAAAGACCGTGGTTTCCAAAGTGGGCCTCTGAGGCAGGCGGTGTCGAGGAAATCTAACTGGAGCAGTGGGGTAGCGGCCCGACGCGACATGGCGGGGCGCCCTGGCAGTCTGCCGCAAGCCCGATTTCCGGGCAAAGCCCATTACAGCCGGCAGCGCAGTGATGCGGCATTCGATGCAGTCGATGAAGACGCCACTCGGATTGCCGCATGGATGGGCATGAGGTTTTGCGGGGCTAGCGGTCAGCGACAGGCCGGTGTGAGTTTCCATATGGGCCGCCACTAGCAGCTGCTTGCGCCATCTCCACTCCAGCAGGCCCATATACCGCTAACGCCCGAATTAGGACGGCCCGCGAAGCGGGTCAGGAAGAGTGAGTTGTCAGGGCGCACTCCCGCATAGAGAGTCATCAAGCTCGCTTCTT
The sequence above is drawn from the Pseudomonas sp. Z8(2022) genome and encodes:
- a CDS encoding EamA family transporter, yielding METTVFLAVIVAAALHAGWNALLKIGLDRFLTATLIQIGAGLVAFCALPLVALPQASAWPWIALSALLHVGYNFFLARAYQYGDLGQVYPIARGSSPLMVALLSLLLLHDGLSAMQLLGLLVLVTGIWLMALRGGQHKTPQGMMLFCALMTALFIAGYTLSDAMGARNNGDALSYSLWLFTVNGVVMTAVLAISRGPRAFLQLGPHWRGGLAGGAMSMAAYTIVIWAMTQAPVALVSALRETSVVFAVLLGMVLLKESLRPIRLLACVVIAAGVVVMKLA